The segment GTATATCCATGAAAACCAAATTAATGATAAGCATGATAAGTCTGGCTGCCGTTCTCTCATTCGGTGCAAGCGCCGCTAACCTGGTAACCCAGGAGCAGGCGGACAGCCAAAATCTGCAATCGATGGGCACCGTGACAATCAGCGGCATTGATGGCGTACCGACCGATATGCGCCAGCAGCTTTCTCAGAAGGCTGAGGAACAGGGGGCATCGTCGTATCGCGTTATTGAAGCCCGTAATGAGGGTAATTACCACATTACCGCCGAGCTTTATAAATAATCCAATGCATTCCAGGTTCGATAATTATCCTTGCTGAGTTCTGATTTAATAACCGGGCCATTTATATCGCACATCAGGGATATCATTGCACTTTTGTTTTTGCGCGGCATCAATGCGTGTTAACTTAGCCAGCCGGGTTAATAAAAACCTGATTATTCATCTAAGTAAAGTTAGCAGCCACAGTCGCGCCGGGAACGTAATCCCTGCGTTTTGCCGGTAGTGTAAGTAAGCCTGATGCGTGACAAAGAAACATTAATAATAAGTGCAGTTAATAATATCGGCAATGATTGCAGGCCTGGCGTGAGAAAGACCTCATCGGCTCGCAGCGGCTACAGGCGGCATGTTATTCCTCGTCAGTATGGCGAATCCTTTAGCCCCGGTTGCCCGGGGCCTTTTTTTATCTACAGCCCACCGATATGCACGGCCTTCACTTCCAGATACTCTTCCAACCCCAGCACCGACCCTTCACGACCCAGCCCGGACTCTTTTATCCCGCCGAACGGTGCCACTTCCGTTGATACCGCGCACTCGTTG is part of the Erwinia sp. HDF1-3R genome and harbors:
- the yhcN gene encoding peroxide/acid stress response protein YhcN, yielding MKTKLMISMISLAAVLSFGASAANLVTQEQADSQNLQSMGTVTISGIDGVPTDMRQQLSQKAEEQGASSYRVIEARNEGNYHITAELYK